A genomic window from Pseudomonas alcaligenes includes:
- a CDS encoding TonB-dependent copper receptor: protein MNASVFVPARGCRLPFILSALSLAIAAPAFAAESADVELAPGVVTAVQQSSPLTVIADPKDARQPVPASDATDYLKTIPGFSAIRSGGTNGDPVLRGMFGSRINLRSNGGLMLGACPGRMDAPSSYIAPETYDQLTVIKGPQTVLWGPGASAGTVLFERQPERFGELGTRLHASLLTGSNGRFDKVLDAAAGGEQGYLRFAGNQAQSDDYEDGDGDSVPSRWQKWNGDLAIGWTPDADTLLELSAGKGDGEARYAGRGMDGAQFARESLGLRFEKGNLGGVLDKVEAQVYYNYADHIMDNFSLRDPDPSSMMPMPMASQVDRRTTGARVAATFAWSEVELVAGLDALRSEHRARASRYRMPMMGQPAQYTDADQFPWTKDSVMHNYGAFAELTWQAAERSRVIGGARLDRADATDYRQTVTHMSLVQANPTTGEQRSDTLPSGFARYEYDLADSPTTLYAGIGHVQRFPDYWELFSPKRAPEGEVNAFDGIEPEKTTQLDFGVQYAGEDLQAWASGYVGQVRDYILFSYSRNMMGSLVSQADNIDARILGGELGVAYDLTDAWKTDATLAYAWGKNSSDGEALPQMPPLEARLGLTYERESWSAGALWRVVAQQNRVDEGKGNVVGRDLGKSAGFGVFSLNGAYRVSEQVKLSAGVDNLFDKDYAEHLNLAGNAGFGYPAAPVAIDEPGRTLWTKVELSFD, encoded by the coding sequence ATGAACGCATCCGTATTCGTGCCGGCACGTGGCTGCCGTCTGCCTTTCATCCTTTCTGCCCTGAGTCTGGCCATCGCCGCGCCGGCCTTCGCCGCCGAGTCTGCCGATGTCGAGTTGGCACCTGGCGTGGTCACTGCCGTGCAGCAGAGCTCGCCGCTGACCGTGATCGCCGACCCCAAGGACGCCCGCCAGCCGGTGCCGGCCAGCGACGCCACCGACTACCTGAAGACCATCCCCGGCTTTTCCGCCATCCGCAGCGGCGGCACCAATGGCGACCCGGTGCTGCGCGGCATGTTCGGTTCACGCATCAACCTGCGCAGCAACGGCGGCCTGATGCTGGGCGCCTGCCCGGGACGCATGGACGCCCCGAGTTCCTATATCGCCCCGGAGACCTACGACCAGCTCACCGTGATCAAGGGGCCGCAGACCGTGCTCTGGGGGCCGGGTGCCTCGGCCGGTACCGTGCTGTTCGAGCGCCAGCCGGAGCGTTTCGGCGAACTCGGTACGCGACTGCATGCCAGCCTGCTCACCGGCTCCAACGGCCGCTTCGACAAGGTGCTGGACGCTGCCGCGGGCGGCGAGCAGGGCTACCTGCGTTTCGCCGGCAACCAGGCGCAGTCCGATGATTACGAAGATGGCGACGGCGACAGCGTGCCGTCGCGCTGGCAGAAGTGGAACGGCGACCTGGCCATCGGCTGGACACCGGACGCCGACACGCTGCTCGAGCTCAGTGCCGGCAAGGGCGATGGCGAGGCGCGCTACGCCGGGCGCGGCATGGACGGTGCGCAGTTCGCCCGCGAGAGCCTCGGCTTGCGTTTCGAGAAGGGCAACCTGGGCGGCGTGCTGGATAAGGTCGAGGCGCAGGTCTACTACAACTACGCCGACCACATCATGGACAACTTCAGCCTGCGCGATCCCGACCCGAGCAGCATGATGCCCATGCCGATGGCCTCGCAGGTCGACCGCCGCACCACCGGCGCACGCGTGGCGGCCACCTTCGCCTGGAGCGAGGTCGAGCTGGTCGCCGGGCTGGATGCGCTGCGCAGCGAACACCGCGCCCGCGCCTCGCGCTACCGTATGCCGATGATGGGCCAGCCGGCGCAGTACACCGATGCCGACCAGTTCCCCTGGACCAAGGACTCGGTGATGCACAACTACGGCGCCTTCGCCGAGCTGACCTGGCAGGCCGCCGAGCGCAGCCGGGTGATTGGCGGCGCGCGCCTGGACCGTGCCGACGCCACGGACTACCGGCAAACCGTCACCCACATGAGCCTGGTGCAGGCCAACCCGACCACCGGAGAGCAGCGCAGCGACACCCTGCCCAGCGGCTTTGCCCGCTACGAGTATGACCTGGCCGACTCGCCGACCACCCTCTATGCCGGTATCGGTCATGTGCAGCGCTTCCCCGACTACTGGGAGCTGTTCTCGCCCAAGCGCGCTCCCGAGGGCGAGGTCAACGCCTTCGACGGGATCGAGCCGGAGAAGACCACCCAGCTCGATTTCGGCGTGCAGTACGCCGGTGAGGACCTGCAGGCCTGGGCATCCGGCTATGTCGGCCAGGTGCGCGACTACATCCTGTTCAGCTACAGCCGCAACATGATGGGCAGCCTGGTCTCCCAGGCCGACAACATCGATGCGCGCATCCTGGGCGGCGAGCTGGGTGTCGCCTATGACCTCACCGACGCCTGGAAGACCGATGCCACCCTGGCCTACGCCTGGGGCAAGAACAGTTCCGATGGCGAGGCGCTGCCGCAGATGCCGCCGCTGGAGGCGCGCCTGGGGCTGACCTACGAACGCGAGTCCTGGAGTGCCGGCGCCCTGTGGCGCGTGGTGGCCCAGCAGAACCGCGTGGACGAGGGCAAGGGCAACGTGGTCGGCCGCGACCTCGGCAAGAGCGCCGGCTTCGGCGTGTTCTCGCTCAATGGCGCCTACCGCGTCAGCGAGCAGGTCAAGCTCAGCGCCGGCGTCGACAACCTGTTCGACAAGGACTACGCCGAACACCTCAACCTGGCCGGCAACGCCGGTTTCGGCTACCCGGCAGCCCCCGTGGCCATCGACGAGCCGGGACGCACCCTGTGGACCAAGGTGGAGCTGAGCTTCGACTGA
- a CDS encoding single-stranded DNA-binding protein has product MARGVNKVILIGNVGGDPETRYLPNGNAVTNITLATTDSWKDKQTGQQQDRTEWHRVVFFGKLAEIAGEYLRKGSQCYVEGRLQTREWEKDGVKRYTTEIVVDMNGTLQLLGGRGGNQEGGGDYAPRQQQSRPAPQQAAPRPAPQAAAQQPAQDFDSFDDDIPF; this is encoded by the coding sequence ATGGCCCGTGGGGTTAACAAAGTCATTCTGATCGGCAACGTCGGCGGCGACCCGGAAACCCGTTACCTGCCCAATGGCAATGCGGTGACCAACATCACCCTGGCCACTACCGACAGCTGGAAGGACAAGCAGACCGGCCAGCAGCAGGACCGCACCGAATGGCACCGCGTGGTGTTCTTCGGCAAGCTCGCCGAGATCGCCGGTGAATACCTGCGCAAGGGCAGCCAGTGCTACGTCGAAGGCCGCCTGCAGACCCGCGAGTGGGAGAAGGACGGCGTCAAGCGCTACACCACCGAGATCGTGGTCGACATGAACGGCACCCTGCAGCTGCTCGGCGGCCGCGGTGGCAACCAGGAAGGCGGTGGTGACTACGCCCCGCGCCAGCAGCAGTCGCGCCCGGCCCCGCAGCAGGCCGCCCCGCGCCCGGCGCCGCAAGCGGCGGCCCAGCAGCCGGCCCAGGACTTCGACAGCTTCGACGACGATATTCCGTTCTAA
- a CDS encoding MFS transporter, whose amino-acid sequence MHDPHSERMSASETRAASGLALVFAFRMLGMFMVLPVLATYGMDYAGATPALIGLAIGAYGLTQALLQIPFGVLSDRIGRLPVIYVGLLIFAAGAALAATADSIWGVIAGRVLQGAGAISAAVMALLSDLTREQHRTKAMAMIGMSIGLSFAVAMVVGPLLTRAFGLSGLFWATAGMALLGMLIIAAFVPRASRTLQHRESGVARQALRPTLRNPELLRLNLGIGVLHAILMASFVVLPLALVEQGGLAREEHWWVYLSALLIGFFGMVPFIIYAEKRRQMKRVLSGAVLVLVLCELYFWAFGHSLSTLVLGFILFFTAFNLLEASLPSLVSKVAPAGGKGTAMGVYSTSQFLGAALGGILGGWLYQHGGLGLVFVGCAALGVFWLLAAATMREPPYVTSLRRPLAETALADSGLVGRLLAIPGVSDAIVVAEEAALYIKVDTQQLDRALLEQVLEEAAETHSA is encoded by the coding sequence ATGCACGATCCGCACAGCGAACGCATGAGCGCCAGCGAGACGCGCGCCGCGAGCGGCCTGGCCCTGGTGTTCGCCTTCCGCATGCTGGGCATGTTCATGGTCCTGCCGGTGCTGGCCACCTACGGCATGGACTATGCCGGCGCCACGCCGGCACTGATCGGCCTGGCCATCGGCGCCTACGGCCTGACCCAGGCGCTGCTGCAGATTCCCTTCGGTGTGCTCTCCGACCGCATCGGCCGCCTGCCGGTGATCTACGTCGGCCTGCTGATCTTCGCCGCCGGCGCCGCCCTCGCCGCTACTGCCGACTCCATCTGGGGGGTGATCGCCGGGCGCGTGCTGCAGGGCGCCGGGGCCATCTCGGCGGCGGTGATGGCGCTGCTCTCGGACCTGACCCGCGAGCAGCACCGCACCAAGGCCATGGCCATGATCGGCATGAGCATCGGCCTGTCGTTCGCCGTGGCCATGGTGGTCGGCCCGCTGCTGACCCGCGCCTTCGGCCTGTCCGGGCTGTTCTGGGCCACCGCCGGCATGGCCCTGCTGGGCATGCTGATCATCGCCGCCTTCGTCCCGCGCGCCTCCCGCACGCTGCAGCACCGCGAGTCCGGTGTCGCCCGTCAGGCGCTGCGGCCGACCCTGCGCAACCCCGAGCTGCTGCGCCTGAACCTGGGCATCGGCGTGCTGCACGCGATTCTCATGGCCAGCTTCGTGGTGCTGCCGCTGGCGCTGGTGGAGCAGGGCGGGCTGGCCAGGGAGGAGCACTGGTGGGTCTACCTCAGCGCCCTGCTGATCGGCTTCTTCGGCATGGTGCCGTTCATTATCTACGCCGAGAAGAGGCGCCAGATGAAGCGCGTGCTTTCCGGTGCGGTGCTGGTGCTGGTGCTCTGCGAGCTGTACTTCTGGGCCTTCGGCCACAGCCTCTCGACGCTGGTGCTGGGCTTCATCCTGTTCTTCACCGCCTTCAACCTGCTAGAGGCTTCGTTGCCTTCGCTGGTGAGCAAGGTGGCGCCGGCCGGCGGCAAGGGCACGGCCATGGGCGTGTACTCCACCAGCCAGTTCCTCGGCGCCGCGCTGGGCGGCATCCTCGGCGGCTGGCTGTACCAGCATGGCGGCCTCGGCCTGGTATTCGTCGGCTGTGCGGCGCTGGGGGTTTTCTGGCTGCTGGCAGCTGCTACTATGCGCGAGCCGCCTTATGTGACCAGTCTGCGCCGCCCGCTTGCCGAGACGGCGCTGGCCGACAGCGGACTGGTGGGGCGACTCCTCGCGATACCCGGCGTCAGCGACGCCATCGTGGTGGCCGAGGAGGCCGCGTTGTACATCAAAGTGGACACCCAACAATTGGACCGCGCGTTGCTCGAGCAGGTGCTCGAAGAGGCCGCGGAGACGCATTCAGCTTAG
- the uvrA gene encoding excinuclease ABC subunit UvrA: MDKILIRGARTHNLKNVDLTLPRDKLIVITGLSGSGKSSLAFDTLYAEGQRRYVESLSAYARQFLSMMEKPDVDTIEGLSPAISIEQKSTSHNPRSTVGTITEIYDYLRLLYARVGIPRCPDHDVPLEAQTVSQMVDQVLALPEGRKLMLLAPVIRERKGEHLAVFDELRAQGFVRARVNGKLYELDELPKLDKQKKHSIDVVVDRFKVREDLQQRLAESFETAINLADGIALVAPMDDEEGDEIIFSARFACPHCGHSISELEPKLFSFNNPAGACPTCDGLGVKQFFDAKRLVNGELTLAEGAIRGWDRRNVYYFQMLGSLAAHYGFSLEEPFDDLAAEHQKVILFGSGTQNVDFKYLNDRGDIVKRSHPFEGIIPNLERRYRETESATVREELAKFLSTQPCPDCRGTRLRREARHVWVGERTLPAVTGLPVGEACDYFGGMSLTGRRGEIAEKILKEIRERLQFLVNVGLDYLTLDRSADTLSGGEAQRIRLASQIGAGLVGVMYILDEPSIGLHQRDNERLLGTLTHLRNLGNTVIVVEHDEDAIRLADYVVDIGPGAGVHGGRVVAEGTPDEVMNHPDSLTGKYLSGREKIRYPASRTPRDKKKLLKLKGARGNNLRNVDLEIPVGLLTCVTGVSGSGKSTLINNTLFPITATALNGATTLETAPHDSFDGLQHLDKVVDIDQSPIGRTPRSNPATYTGLFTPIRELFAGVPEARSRGYGPGRFSFNVKGGRCEACQGDGVIKVEMHFLPDIYVPCDVCKGKRYNRETLEVKYKGKSITEVLDMTIEEARDFFDAVPALARKLQTLVDVGLSYIKLGQSATTLSGGEAQRVKLSRELSKRDTGKTLYILDEPTTGLHFADIQQLLDVLHRLRDHGNTVVVIEHNLDVIKTADWIVDLGPEGGSKGGMIIATGTPEEVAANPASHTGHFLKPLLERDRA; this comes from the coding sequence GTGGACAAGATTCTGATCCGGGGTGCGCGCACCCATAACCTGAAAAACGTCGACCTGACCCTGCCGCGCGACAAGCTGATCGTGATCACCGGCCTGTCCGGTTCCGGCAAGTCGTCGCTGGCCTTCGACACCCTTTACGCCGAAGGCCAGCGCCGCTACGTGGAGTCCCTGTCGGCCTACGCCCGGCAGTTCCTGTCGATGATGGAGAAGCCCGACGTCGACACCATCGAGGGCCTCTCCCCGGCCATCTCCATCGAGCAGAAGTCCACTTCGCACAACCCGCGCTCGACGGTCGGCACCATCACCGAGATCTACGACTACCTGCGCCTGCTCTACGCCCGCGTCGGCATCCCGCGCTGCCCGGACCACGACGTGCCGCTGGAGGCGCAGACCGTCAGCCAGATGGTCGACCAGGTGCTGGCCCTGCCCGAGGGCCGCAAGCTGATGCTGCTGGCCCCGGTGATCCGCGAGCGCAAGGGCGAGCACCTGGCGGTGTTCGACGAGCTGCGTGCCCAGGGCTTCGTCCGCGCCCGGGTCAACGGCAAGCTCTATGAACTGGACGAGCTGCCCAAGCTGGACAAGCAGAAGAAGCACAGCATCGACGTGGTGGTGGACCGCTTCAAGGTGCGCGAGGACCTGCAGCAGCGCCTGGCCGAATCCTTCGAGACCGCCATCAACCTGGCCGACGGCATTGCCCTGGTCGCGCCCATGGACGATGAAGAAGGCGACGAGATCATCTTCTCCGCGCGCTTCGCCTGCCCGCACTGCGGCCACTCGATCAGCGAGCTGGAACCCAAGCTGTTCTCCTTCAACAACCCGGCCGGCGCCTGCCCGACCTGCGACGGCCTGGGCGTGAAGCAGTTCTTCGACGCCAAGCGCCTGGTCAACGGCGAGCTGACCCTGGCCGAGGGCGCCATCCGCGGCTGGGACCGGCGCAACGTCTACTACTTCCAGATGCTCGGCTCGCTGGCCGCGCACTATGGCTTCAGCCTGGAGGAGCCGTTCGACGACCTGGCCGCCGAGCACCAGAAGGTCATCCTGTTCGGCAGCGGCACGCAGAACGTCGACTTCAAGTACCTCAACGACCGTGGCGACATCGTCAAACGCTCGCACCCGTTCGAGGGCATCATCCCCAACCTGGAGCGGCGCTACCGCGAGACCGAGTCGGCCACCGTGCGCGAGGAACTGGCCAAGTTCCTCAGCACACAGCCCTGCCCGGACTGCCGCGGCACCCGCCTGCGCCGCGAGGCGCGCCACGTGTGGGTCGGCGAGCGCACCCTGCCCGCGGTCACCGGACTGCCGGTGGGCGAGGCCTGCGACTACTTCGGCGGCATGAGCCTGACCGGGCGCCGCGGCGAGATCGCCGAGAAGATCCTCAAGGAAATCCGCGAACGCCTGCAGTTCCTGGTCAACGTCGGCCTTGATTACCTGACCCTGGACCGCAGCGCCGACACCCTGTCCGGCGGCGAGGCCCAGCGCATCCGCCTGGCCAGCCAGATCGGCGCGGGACTCGTCGGAGTCATGTATATCCTCGACGAGCCCAGCATCGGCCTGCACCAGCGCGACAACGAGCGCCTGCTGGGCACCCTCACCCACCTGCGCAACCTGGGCAACACGGTGATAGTCGTCGAGCACGACGAGGACGCCATCCGCCTGGCCGACTACGTGGTCGACATCGGCCCCGGCGCCGGCGTGCACGGCGGCCGCGTGGTCGCCGAGGGCACCCCAGACGAGGTGATGAACCACCCCGACTCGCTGACCGGCAAGTACCTCTCCGGCCGCGAAAAGATCCGCTACCCGGCCAGCCGCACCCCGCGCGACAAGAAGAAGCTGCTCAAGCTCAAGGGCGCCCGCGGCAACAACCTGCGCAACGTCGACCTGGAGATCCCGGTCGGCCTGCTCACCTGCGTCACCGGCGTGTCCGGCTCGGGCAAGTCGACGCTGATCAACAACACCCTGTTCCCCATCACCGCCACCGCGCTGAACGGCGCCACCACCCTGGAGACGGCGCCGCACGACTCGTTCGACGGCCTGCAGCACCTGGACAAGGTGGTCGACATCGACCAGAGCCCGATCGGCCGAACGCCGCGCTCCAACCCGGCAACCTACACCGGCCTGTTCACCCCGATCCGCGAGCTGTTCGCCGGCGTGCCGGAGGCCCGCTCGCGCGGCTACGGCCCGGGCCGCTTCAGCTTCAACGTCAAGGGCGGGCGCTGCGAGGCCTGCCAGGGCGACGGCGTGATCAAGGTGGAGATGCACTTCCTGCCGGACATCTACGTGCCGTGCGACGTGTGCAAGGGCAAGCGCTACAACCGCGAGACACTGGAGGTGAAGTACAAGGGCAAGAGCATCACCGAGGTGCTCGACATGACCATCGAGGAGGCCCGCGACTTCTTCGACGCCGTGCCGGCCCTGGCGCGCAAGCTGCAGACCCTGGTCGACGTCGGCCTGTCCTATATCAAGCTGGGGCAGAGCGCGACCACCCTGTCCGGCGGAGAGGCGCAGCGGGTCAAGCTGAGTCGCGAGCTGTCCAAGCGCGACACCGGCAAGACCCTGTATATCCTCGACGAGCCGACCACCGGCCTGCACTTCGCCGATATCCAGCAGCTGCTCGACGTGCTGCACCGCCTGCGCGACCACGGCAACACCGTGGTGGTGATCGAGCACAACCTGGACGTGATCAAGACCGCCGACTGGATCGTCGACCTCGGCCCCGAGGGCGGCTCCAAGGGCGGCATGATCATCGCCACCGGCACCCCGGAGGAGGTCGCCGCCAACCCGGCGTCGCATACCGGGCACTTCCTCAAGCCCCTGCTGGAACGCGATCGCGCCTGA
- the katG gene encoding catalase/peroxidase HPI, with the protein MSNQGKCPFHHVAGGGTTNRDWWPNQLRVDLLNQHSEKSNPLGEKFNYAEEFKKLDYKALKADLVRLMTDSQDWWPADFGHYGPQFIRMAWHAAGTYRTTDGRGGGGRGQQRFAPLNSWPDNVNIDKSRRLLWPIKQKYGQQISWADLLILAGNVALESMGFRTFGFAGGREDVWEPDQDVNWGAEMQWLGVDPERVKDNRELNGPFGATHMGLIYVNPEGPNASGDYLEAAKDIRATFYRMAMNDEEIVALIAGGHTFGKAHGAAPESHKGPEPEAAPIEAQGLGWMSNFGSGHGKDTISSGIEVTWTKTPALWSNNFFENLFKYEWELTKSPAGAKQWVAKDAPEIIPDAHIPGKFHKPTMLTTDLTLRFDPEFGKISKRFLDDPQAFAEAFARAWFKLTHRDMGPKARYLGPEVPKEDLIWQDPLPAATHNPSAADIADLKDRIAASGLSVGDLVSVAWASASSFRGSDKRGGANGARLALSPQKDWAVNQRAIKALPKLVEIQKASGKASLADVLVLAGNVGVEQAAKAAGVSVDVPFAPGRVDARQDQTDVESFAVLEPVADGFRNYNKGNLGVPTEAMLIDKAQLLTLTAPELTALVGGLRVLGANYDGSAHGVFTDKVGVLSNDFFVNLLDMGLEWKATGADAELFEGKCRKTGKVQYTGTRNDLIFGSNSVLRAYAEVYASADGKQKLVKDFVAAWTKVMNLDRFDLA; encoded by the coding sequence ATGTCGAACCAAGGTAAATGTCCGTTCCACCATGTCGCCGGTGGCGGCACGACCAACAGGGACTGGTGGCCGAACCAGCTGCGCGTGGATCTGCTCAACCAGCACTCGGAAAAGTCCAACCCACTCGGCGAGAAGTTCAACTACGCCGAAGAGTTCAAGAAGCTCGATTACAAGGCGCTCAAGGCGGATCTGGTCAGACTGATGACCGACTCGCAGGACTGGTGGCCCGCCGACTTCGGCCACTACGGCCCGCAGTTCATCCGCATGGCCTGGCACGCTGCCGGCACCTATCGCACCACCGACGGCCGCGGTGGCGGCGGTCGCGGCCAGCAGCGCTTCGCTCCGCTGAACTCCTGGCCGGACAACGTCAACATCGACAAGTCGCGGCGTCTACTGTGGCCGATCAAGCAGAAATACGGCCAGCAGATTTCCTGGGCCGACCTGCTCATTCTCGCCGGCAACGTTGCACTGGAGTCCATGGGCTTCCGTACCTTCGGCTTCGCCGGCGGTCGCGAGGATGTCTGGGAACCGGACCAGGACGTCAACTGGGGCGCCGAGATGCAGTGGCTGGGCGTCGACCCGGAGCGGGTCAAGGATAATCGCGAGCTGAACGGCCCGTTCGGCGCCACCCACATGGGCCTGATCTACGTGAACCCGGAAGGGCCCAACGCCAGTGGCGACTACCTGGAGGCGGCCAAGGATATCCGCGCCACCTTCTACCGCATGGCCATGAACGACGAGGAAATCGTCGCGCTGATCGCCGGTGGCCACACCTTCGGCAAGGCCCATGGCGCTGCGCCGGAGTCGCACAAGGGGCCGGAGCCGGAAGCCGCGCCGATCGAGGCCCAGGGCCTGGGCTGGATGAGCAACTTCGGCAGTGGCCATGGCAAGGACACCATCTCCAGCGGCATCGAGGTCACCTGGACCAAGACCCCGGCGCTGTGGAGCAACAACTTCTTCGAGAACCTGTTCAAGTACGAGTGGGAGCTGACCAAGTCGCCGGCCGGCGCCAAGCAGTGGGTGGCCAAGGATGCCCCGGAGATCATTCCGGATGCGCACATCCCGGGCAAATTCCACAAGCCGACCATGCTCACCACCGACCTGACCCTGCGCTTCGATCCGGAGTTCGGCAAGATTTCCAAGCGCTTCCTCGATGATCCGCAGGCCTTCGCCGAAGCCTTCGCCCGCGCCTGGTTCAAGCTGACCCATCGTGACATGGGGCCGAAGGCCCGCTACCTGGGCCCGGAAGTGCCGAAGGAGGACCTGATCTGGCAGGACCCGCTGCCGGCTGCCACGCACAACCCGAGCGCGGCCGATATCGCCGACCTCAAGGACAGGATCGCCGCCTCCGGCTTGTCGGTGGGCGACCTGGTGTCGGTGGCCTGGGCCTCGGCCTCGAGCTTCCGTGGCAGCGACAAGCGCGGTGGCGCCAATGGTGCGCGCCTGGCGCTGTCGCCGCAGAAGGACTGGGCCGTCAACCAGCGGGCGATCAAGGCCCTGCCCAAGCTGGTGGAGATCCAGAAGGCCTCGGGCAAGGCTTCGTTGGCCGACGTGCTGGTTCTGGCCGGTAACGTGGGCGTGGAGCAGGCCGCCAAGGCTGCCGGTGTCAGCGTGGATGTGCCGTTCGCGCCAGGGCGGGTCGATGCCCGTCAGGACCAGACCGACGTCGAGTCCTTCGCCGTGCTGGAGCCGGTCGCCGATGGCTTCCGCAACTACAACAAGGGCAATCTGGGCGTGCCGACCGAGGCCATGCTGATCGACAAGGCGCAGCTGCTGACCCTGACCGCGCCCGAACTGACCGCGCTGGTCGGCGGCCTGCGGGTGCTCGGTGCCAACTACGATGGTAGTGCCCATGGCGTGTTCACCGACAAGGTCGGTGTGCTGTCCAACGACTTCTTCGTCAACCTGCTGGACATGGGGCTGGAGTGGAAGGCGACCGGCGCCGATGCCGAGCTGTTCGAGGGCAAGTGCCGCAAGACCGGCAAGGTGCAGTACACCGGCACACGCAACGACCTGATCTTCGGCTCCAACTCGGTGCTGCGCGCCTACGCCGAGGTTTACGCCAGCGCCGACGGCAAGCAGAAGCTGGTCAAGGACTTCGTCGCCGCCTGGACCAAGGTGATGAACCTGGATCGCTTCGATCTGGCCTGA
- the rplQ gene encoding 50S ribosomal protein L17, whose translation MRHRKSGRHLSRTSAHRKAMFQNMAVSLFEHELIKTTLPKAKELRRVAEPLITLAKVDSVANRRLAFDRTRSKAIVGKLFNDLGKRYATRQGGYLRILKCGFRAGDNAPMAYVELVDRKVAGEAVEAAE comes from the coding sequence ATGCGTCATCGTAAAAGTGGCCGTCACCTCAGCCGCACCAGCGCTCACCGCAAGGCCATGTTCCAGAACATGGCGGTGTCGCTGTTCGAACACGAACTGATCAAAACCACCCTGCCGAAAGCCAAGGAACTGCGTCGCGTTGCCGAGCCGCTGATCACCCTGGCCAAGGTAGACAGCGTCGCCAACCGTCGCCTGGCCTTCGACCGTACCCGTTCGAAAGCCATCGTCGGCAAGCTGTTCAACGACCTGGGCAAGCGTTACGCCACCCGTCAGGGCGGCTACCTGCGCATCCTCAAGTGCGGTTTCCGCGCTGGCGACAACGCCCCCATGGCGTACGTCGAGCTGGTTGACCGCAAGGTTGCTGGCGAGGCCGTAGAAGCCGCCGAGTAA
- a CDS encoding DNA-directed RNA polymerase subunit alpha, which produces MQISVNEFLTPRHIDVQAVSPTRAKITLEPLERGFGHTLGNALRRILLSSMPGCAVVEAEIDGVLHEYSAIEGVQEDVIEILLNLKGLAIKLHGRDEVTLTLAKKGSGVVTAADIQLDHDVEIVNGDHVIANLADNGALNMKLTVRRGRGYEPADARQSDEDESRSIGRLQLDASFSPVRRVAYVVENARVEQRTNLDKLVIDLETNGTLDPEEAIRRAATILQHQLAAFVDLKGDSEPVVVEQEDEIDPILLRPVDDLELTVRSANCLKAENIYYIGDLIQRTEVELLKTPNLGKKSLTEIKDVLASRGLSLGMRLDNWPPASLKKDDKATA; this is translated from the coding sequence ATGCAGATTTCGGTAAATGAGTTCCTGACCCCCCGTCATATCGACGTTCAGGCGGTCAGTCCGACCCGCGCCAAGATCACCCTCGAGCCCCTCGAGCGTGGTTTTGGCCATACCCTGGGCAACGCGCTGCGTCGCATCCTGTTGTCCTCCATGCCTGGCTGTGCAGTAGTCGAGGCCGAGATCGACGGCGTACTCCACGAGTACTCCGCCATCGAAGGTGTGCAGGAAGATGTCATCGAGATCCTGCTCAACCTGAAAGGTCTGGCCATCAAGCTGCACGGTCGTGACGAAGTCACCCTGACTCTGGCCAAGAAGGGCTCGGGTGTGGTCACCGCTGCCGATATTCAGCTGGATCACGATGTCGAGATCGTCAATGGCGATCACGTGATCGCCAATCTGGCGGACAACGGCGCTCTGAACATGAAGCTCACCGTGCGTCGTGGCCGTGGCTACGAGCCGGCCGATGCCCGTCAGAGCGACGAGGACGAGAGCCGCAGCATCGGTCGTCTGCAGCTGGACGCTTCGTTCAGCCCGGTTCGCCGTGTGGCCTACGTGGTTGAGAACGCCCGCGTCGAGCAGCGTACCAACCTGGACAAGCTGGTCATCGACCTGGAAACCAACGGCACCCTGGATCCTGAAGAGGCCATCCGTCGTGCCGCGACCATCCTCCAGCACCAGCTGGCGGCTTTCGTCGACCTGAAGGGCGACAGCGAGCCGGTGGTGGTCGAGCAGGAAGACGAGATCGACCCGATCCTGCTGCGTCCGGTAGACGACCTCGAACTGACCGTGCGTTCGGCCAACTGCCTGAAGGCGGAGAACATCTACTACATCGGCGACCTGATCCAGCGTACCGAAGTAGAGCTGCTCAAGACTCCGAACCTGGGCAAGAAGTCCCTGACCGAGATCAAGGACGTCCTGGCCTCCCGTGGTCTGTCCCTCGGCATGCGCCTCGACAACTGGCCGCCGGCAAGTCTGAAGAAGGACGATAAGGCGACTGCCTGA